In the Pseudothauera hydrothermalis genome, one interval contains:
- a CDS encoding cobalamin biosynthesis protein CobG: MSCVQHPSQAGSPANDAPRIHGRCPGALRPMISGDGLIVRLRPRLARLARAQILGICEAAERFGAGLIDLTSRANLQLRGVAESAWRALLDKLEPLGLLDDSAELEARRNILIAPDWMPGDDNVRLANELVERLAELPALPAKIGFAIDAGPAPCLQHAAADFRIERDTHGTLIVRADGRPCGVPVAAGQAVSALIALATWFVDSGGPAVGRMARHRAPLPAWAGGEHAPAPARPMLAPGAHPLGVVCTLPFGQIAAARLAQAVSASGAQAVRLTPWRRVLFEGAAMGAWSTLLAPQADHDPLAATGWQIEACAGAPHCPQASVPTRPLALQLMALARRGSLPAAGAGALRVIHVSGCAKRCAYPHAATINIVGRAGAFDLGWQDAPPSCLGLDANEIIARLEIG, from the coding sequence ATGAGTTGTGTTCAACATCCGTCGCAGGCCGGCTCGCCGGCCAATGATGCACCCCGTATCCATGGCCGCTGCCCTGGCGCCTTGCGCCCGATGATCTCCGGCGATGGTCTGATCGTGCGCCTGCGCCCGCGCCTGGCGCGGCTCGCCCGCGCGCAAATCTTAGGCATTTGCGAAGCGGCCGAGCGCTTTGGCGCCGGGCTGATCGACCTGACCAGCCGGGCCAATCTGCAACTGCGCGGCGTTGCCGAATCGGCCTGGCGCGCTTTACTCGACAAGCTCGAGCCGCTCGGGCTATTGGACGATTCGGCAGAGCTGGAAGCGCGCCGCAACATCCTCATCGCGCCGGACTGGATGCCGGGCGACGATAACGTGCGCTTGGCCAATGAGCTGGTCGAACGGCTGGCCGAACTTCCCGCCCTGCCGGCCAAAATCGGCTTTGCCATCGACGCCGGCCCGGCCCCCTGCCTGCAACACGCGGCGGCCGACTTTCGCATCGAACGCGACACACACGGGACTCTCATTGTGCGCGCGGACGGTCGCCCCTGCGGGGTACCGGTTGCGGCCGGGCAGGCGGTCAGTGCTTTGATCGCGCTGGCCACCTGGTTCGTCGACAGCGGCGGGCCAGCGGTCGGGCGGATGGCGCGCCACCGCGCCCCGCTGCCGGCCTGGGCCGGCGGCGAACACGCGCCGGCGCCGGCACGGCCGATGCTGGCGCCGGGCGCACATCCTCTGGGCGTGGTCTGCACCCTGCCCTTTGGCCAGATCGCGGCCGCCCGCCTGGCGCAGGCGGTCAGCGCCTCGGGGGCGCAGGCAGTGCGGCTCACACCATGGCGGCGGGTGCTGTTCGAGGGGGCTGCCATGGGGGCGTGGTCGACGCTACTGGCACCGCAAGCGGATCACGACCCGTTGGCAGCCACCGGCTGGCAGATCGAAGCCTGCGCCGGCGCACCGCACTGTCCGCAGGCCAGCGTGCCGACACGGCCGCTGGCCCTGCAACTGATGGCGCTTGCGCGCCGAGGCAGCCTTCCCGCAGCGGGCGCCGGCGCTTTACGGGTGATTCATGTATCCGGCTGCGCAAAACGCTGCGCCTATCCGCACGCCGCCACGATCAACATCGTCGGCCGCGCCGGCGCCTTCGACCTTGGCTGGCAGGACGCCCCGCCGTCCTGCCTGGGACTTGACGCGAACGAGATCATTGCCCGTCTGGAGATCGGCTGA
- the cobN gene encoding cobaltochelatase subunit CobN, protein MHLLAAQPGGYVDDDRVVTRIAQTPGDIVVLSAADTTLALLAAVCPDHDYPTVRLANLLHLRQPASVDLYVDEVLQHARVIVIDHLGGESYWPYGTERVVELARARGIALAMFSGDDSEDTNLLMKSTVAADDARTLWRYLREGGPANARNFYRFLGARFFAHPDTPEPPRALPTVAVFHPQHDLGSVQDWQHDWTPGAPCVLVLFYRAHLQAGNTAVFAHLCAALAARGLNPLPLALTSLKDPACVATLRRLASELDAALILNTTAFARSALEASDDSALAGDLPVLQVILSGGNEAAWRADARGLAPQDIAMHVALPEVDGRILTRAVSFKDLDHHCAHTQSDVVRYRAEPQRMAFVAELAARWCRLRTRPNADKRLALVLANYPTREGRLGNGVGLDTPASVINILRRLAEEGYAVDAIPADGDALMAALRQGVTNDPEHWTVRPAHQSLALADYLSFFNRLPAANRTAIVERWGPPEADPMLRQQRFMLAGLRCGRVFVGIQPARGYQLDPLASYHDPDLVPPHHYLAFYLWLREVWQADAIVHVGKHGNLEWLPGKSVALSEQCWPDLVFGPLPHLYPFIVNDPGEGTQAKRRAQAVIVDHLMPPLTRAESYGPTRDLERQVDEYYEALMLDPRRATALRRQILDHILRHNLHRDLGLPAPTNAEEEQRLLNRTDTYLCELKEAQIRDGLHIFGVSPEGRLRRDTLLALARHPVGDGRDARRGLTQALAADLALGEDFDPLAADWGAPWRGPRPALLRAQDAGLWRTTGDTRERLELLALEVLAEGLPVTADTDWRHTRPVLARIQSELAPRLDACGEQELRQLMRGLAGRFVPAGPSGAPTRGRPDVLPTGRNFYSIDTRAVPTQTSWTLGLRSAERLIERYLQEHGDYPRAIGLSVWGTATMRTGGDDIAQAFALLGVRPKWADGSQRVSDFEIVPAALLGRPRIDVTLRVSGFFRDAFANVIRLFDAAVQAVAALDETEAVNPIRARIEREAAALAATGLDGANARRLAGHRVFGAKPQSYGAGLQGLIDGGHWDTDADLARAYLEWGGHAYGQHDYGTDARDAFARRLAGIDLVMHNQDNREHDLLDSDDYYQFQGGMAAAVRHFAGRQPALYFGDHSHPASPTVRSLAEEISRVVRSRVTNPKWIAGVKRHGYKGAFEIAATVDYLFAFDATARVVRDDQYASVTDAYLEDADTRDFLQRHNPDALIDICQRLLEAMDRGLWAAPGDYRERVEQHLLAAEQQLEQR, encoded by the coding sequence ATGCATCTTTTGGCCGCCCAACCGGGCGGATATGTCGACGACGACCGCGTGGTCACCCGGATTGCGCAGACGCCGGGCGACATCGTGGTGCTGAGCGCCGCCGACACCACGCTGGCGCTGCTGGCCGCCGTCTGCCCCGACCACGACTATCCGACGGTGCGTCTGGCCAATCTTTTGCATCTGCGCCAACCGGCCTCGGTGGATCTCTACGTGGACGAGGTTCTGCAACATGCCCGGGTGATCGTCATCGACCACCTGGGCGGCGAGAGCTACTGGCCCTATGGCACCGAACGGGTGGTCGAACTGGCCCGCGCGCGCGGCATTGCGCTGGCGATGTTCTCCGGCGACGACAGCGAAGATACCAATCTGCTGATGAAGAGCACGGTGGCCGCCGACGATGCGCGCACACTGTGGCGCTACCTGCGCGAAGGCGGCCCGGCCAATGCGCGTAACTTCTACCGCTTTTTGGGGGCGCGCTTTTTTGCTCATCCGGACACCCCGGAGCCGCCGCGCGCACTGCCCACGGTGGCGGTGTTCCACCCGCAGCATGATTTGGGCAGCGTCCAAGACTGGCAACACGACTGGACCCCCGGCGCCCCATGCGTACTGGTGTTGTTCTACCGCGCCCATCTGCAAGCCGGCAACACCGCCGTCTTTGCCCACCTGTGTGCGGCGCTTGCCGCGCGCGGCCTGAACCCGCTGCCGCTTGCGCTGACCTCGCTGAAGGACCCGGCCTGCGTGGCAACGCTGCGCCGGCTGGCCAGCGAGCTCGATGCGGCGCTCATTCTCAACACCACCGCCTTTGCCCGCTCGGCGCTGGAGGCGTCTGACGACTCGGCGCTGGCCGGCGACCTGCCGGTATTGCAGGTCATCTTGTCTGGCGGCAACGAGGCGGCCTGGCGGGCTGACGCCCGCGGTCTGGCACCACAGGACATTGCCATGCATGTGGCGCTGCCCGAAGTCGACGGGCGCATCCTCACCCGCGCGGTAAGCTTCAAAGACCTGGACCACCATTGCGCCCACACCCAGAGCGATGTGGTGCGTTACCGCGCCGAGCCGCAGCGCATGGCCTTCGTTGCCGAACTGGCCGCACGCTGGTGCCGCCTGCGCACCCGCCCCAATGCCGACAAACGCCTGGCCCTGGTGCTGGCCAACTATCCGACCCGAGAAGGCCGGCTGGGTAACGGTGTGGGCCTGGACACGCCCGCCTCGGTGATCAACATCCTGCGCCGCCTGGCCGAAGAAGGCTACGCGGTCGACGCCATCCCCGCTGACGGCGACGCCTTGATGGCCGCTTTGCGCCAAGGTGTCACCAACGACCCCGAGCACTGGACGGTGCGTCCGGCGCACCAGAGCCTGGCGCTGGCCGACTACCTGAGCTTTTTCAACCGCCTGCCGGCCGCCAACCGTACTGCCATCGTCGAGCGCTGGGGGCCGCCCGAAGCCGATCCGATGCTGCGGCAGCAGCGCTTCATGCTCGCCGGCCTGCGCTGCGGGCGGGTCTTTGTCGGCATTCAACCGGCACGCGGCTACCAACTCGACCCCCTGGCCAGCTACCACGACCCCGACCTGGTGCCGCCTCATCACTACCTTGCCTTCTATCTCTGGCTGCGCGAAGTCTGGCAGGCCGACGCCATCGTGCACGTGGGCAAGCACGGCAACTTGGAGTGGCTGCCGGGCAAAAGCGTGGCGCTGTCCGAGCAATGCTGGCCGGACCTGGTGTTCGGACCCCTGCCGCACTTGTATCCATTCATCGTCAACGACCCCGGCGAAGGCACTCAAGCCAAACGGCGCGCCCAGGCGGTCATCGTCGATCACCTGATGCCGCCTTTGACCCGCGCCGAAAGCTACGGCCCCACCCGCGACCTGGAGCGCCAGGTGGACGAATACTACGAGGCGCTGATGCTCGACCCGCGCCGCGCCACGGCGCTGCGCCGGCAGATTCTCGACCACATCCTGCGCCACAACCTGCACCGCGATCTCGGCCTGCCGGCGCCGACCAATGCCGAGGAAGAACAACGGCTGCTCAACCGCACCGACACCTATTTGTGCGAACTCAAAGAAGCCCAGATCCGCGACGGGCTGCATATCTTCGGGGTATCGCCCGAAGGCCGCCTGCGTCGCGACACCCTGCTGGCGCTTGCCCGCCATCCGGTGGGCGACGGCCGCGATGCGCGCCGCGGTCTGACCCAAGCGCTGGCCGCCGATCTGGCCTTGGGCGAGGATTTCGATCCGCTTGCAGCCGACTGGGGCGCGCCCTGGCGCGGCCCCCGTCCGGCGCTGCTGCGCGCACAGGACGCCGGTCTCTGGCGTACCACCGGCGACACCCGCGAGCGCCTGGAGCTGCTTGCGCTCGAAGTACTGGCCGAGGGGCTACCCGTCACCGCGGACACCGACTGGCGGCACACCCGTCCGGTGCTCGCCCGCATCCAGAGCGAACTTGCCCCGCGCCTGGATGCCTGCGGCGAGCAGGAGCTGCGCCAGCTCATGCGCGGACTGGCCGGCCGCTTCGTGCCCGCCGGCCCCAGCGGCGCGCCCACCCGCGGCCGCCCCGATGTGCTGCCCACCGGGCGCAACTTCTATTCCATCGACACCCGCGCGGTACCCACCCAGACCAGTTGGACCTTGGGACTGCGTTCGGCCGAGCGCCTGATCGAACGCTACCTGCAAGAGCATGGCGACTATCCACGCGCCATCGGCCTGTCGGTGTGGGGCACGGCCACCATGCGCACCGGCGGCGACGACATCGCCCAAGCCTTTGCATTGCTCGGCGTGCGCCCCAAATGGGCCGACGGCAGCCAGCGGGTGAGCGACTTCGAGATCGTGCCGGCCGCGCTCCTGGGCCGCCCGCGCATCGACGTGACCCTGCGTGTGTCCGGTTTTTTCCGCGATGCCTTTGCCAACGTCATCCGGTTGTTCGACGCCGCAGTGCAAGCAGTGGCCGCGCTCGACGAAACCGAGGCAGTCAATCCCATCCGCGCGCGCATCGAGCGCGAGGCCGCCGCACTGGCCGCCACCGGTCTGGATGGGGCAAACGCGCGCCGTCTGGCGGGCCACCGTGTGTTCGGCGCCAAGCCGCAAAGCTATGGCGCCGGCCTGCAGGGCCTGATCGACGGTGGCCATTGGGACACCGACGCCGACCTTGCCCGCGCTTACCTCGAATGGGGCGGCCATGCCTACGGTCAGCACGATTATGGCACCGACGCACGCGACGCCTTTGCGCGGCGGCTGGCCGGTATCGACCTGGTCATGCACAACCAGGACAACCGCGAACACGATCTGCTCGACTCCGACGATTACTACCAGTTCCAAGGCGGCATGGCGGCCGCGGTGCGTCATTTCGCGGGCCGTCAGCCAGCGCTTTACTTTGGCGATCACAGCCATCCGGCATCGCCTACGGTGCGCTCACTGGCGGAGGAAATCAGCCGTGTGGTGCGCAGCCGCGTCACCAACCCGAAATGGATCGCCGGGGTCAAGCGCCATGGTTACAAAGGCGCCTTCGAAATCGCCGCCACCGTCGATTACCTGTTTGCCTTCGATGCCACCGCCCGCGTGGTGCGCGACGACCAGTACGCATCCGTGACCGACGCTTATCTGGAAGACGCCGACACCCGCGACTTTTTGCAACGCCACAACCCGGATGCGCTGATCGACATCTGCCAACGCCTGCTCGAAGCCATGGACCGCGGCCTGTGGGCAGCACCCGGCGACTACCGCGAACGGGTCGAACAACACCTGCTTGCCGCCGAACAGCAACTGGAACAGCGATGA
- the cobJ gene encoding precorrin-3B C(17)-methyltransferase, producing MKGWLTIAGLGPGAAELITPQVSAALAQASDLVGYLPYLNRVPPRAGQQRHASDNREELARARQALQLAAAGRQVVVVSSGDPGVFAMAAAVCEALENGPASWGEIDVRVLPGITAMLAASARAGAPLGHDFCAINLSDNLKPWALIERRLRLAAEADFAIALYNPRSKARPQGFARALAILRTACGDERPVLFARAVFTPEERLEVVTLGQARPDMADMRTLVIVGSSLTRLVPRPAGALLYTPRSAYPAGGV from the coding sequence ATGAAGGGCTGGCTGACCATTGCCGGACTGGGTCCGGGCGCGGCCGAGTTGATCACGCCCCAGGTCAGTGCTGCACTGGCGCAGGCCAGCGATCTGGTCGGCTATCTGCCCTACCTGAACCGCGTGCCGCCACGCGCCGGGCAGCAACGCCATGCTTCCGACAACCGCGAGGAACTGGCCCGCGCCCGTCAGGCCCTGCAGCTTGCCGCCGCAGGCCGGCAAGTGGTGGTAGTGTCATCCGGCGATCCCGGCGTATTCGCCATGGCGGCCGCGGTGTGCGAGGCGCTGGAAAACGGCCCGGCAAGCTGGGGGGAGATCGATGTACGGGTGCTGCCCGGTATCACCGCAATGCTGGCGGCCAGCGCGCGGGCCGGCGCGCCGCTGGGGCACGATTTTTGCGCCATCAACCTGTCCGACAATCTCAAGCCCTGGGCCTTGATCGAACGCCGGCTGCGCTTGGCGGCCGAGGCCGACTTTGCCATTGCGCTCTACAATCCGCGCTCCAAGGCCCGGCCACAGGGTTTTGCGCGGGCGCTGGCAATCTTACGCACCGCCTGCGGAGACGAGCGGCCGGTATTGTTTGCACGCGCGGTATTCACCCCGGAAGAGCGGCTCGAGGTGGTCACCCTCGGCCAGGCGCGCCCGGATATGGCCGACATGCGCACCCTGGTCATCGTCGGCTCCAGCCTCACTCGTCTGGTGCCGCGGCCGGCCGGTGCTCTGCTCTACACCCCACGTTCGGCTTACCCCGCAGGTGGGGTATGA
- a CDS encoding precorrin-8X methylmutase has protein sequence MPYVYEKDGAAIYRQSFATIRAEAALGRFAADEEPVAVRMIHAAGMVELAEHIAFSPGFVGAARDALARGAPILCDARMVSEGITRTRLPAANPVICTLTDPAVPALAERLGTSRSAAALTLWRPLLAGAVVAIGNAPTALFHLLEMLEAPDCPRPAAIIGCPVGFVGAVESKAALWAARPAPCCVVHGRLGGSAITVAAINALASTKE, from the coding sequence ATGCCTTATGTTTATGAAAAAGACGGTGCAGCCATTTACCGTCAATCCTTTGCCACCATTCGCGCCGAGGCCGCGCTCGGACGCTTTGCGGCCGATGAGGAACCGGTGGCGGTGCGTATGATTCACGCCGCCGGCATGGTCGAGTTGGCCGAACACATTGCGTTTTCGCCGGGTTTCGTGGGCGCCGCGCGCGATGCGCTGGCACGTGGCGCGCCCATTTTGTGCGACGCCCGCATGGTGTCCGAGGGGATTACCCGGACCCGTCTGCCGGCGGCCAACCCGGTGATTTGCACGTTGACCGATCCCGCAGTGCCGGCGCTCGCCGAGCGCTTGGGCACCTCCCGTTCGGCCGCTGCCCTGACCTTGTGGCGGCCGCTTTTGGCCGGCGCGGTGGTGGCCATCGGCAATGCGCCGACCGCGCTTTTTCATTTGCTGGAAATGCTGGAGGCGCCCGACTGCCCGCGGCCGGCGGCGATCATCGGCTGCCCGGTGGGTTTCGTCGGCGCCGTAGAGTCCAAAGCCGCCTTGTGGGCCGCGCGCCCGGCGCCATGTTGCGTGGTGCACGGCCGTCTGGGCGGCAGCGCAATCACCGTTGCCGCCATCAATGCCCTTGCGAGCACAAAAGAATGA
- the cobI gene encoding precorrin-2 C(20)-methyltransferase has product MNLFVESAAMPATHSDPAPQRAASGTIYGVGLGPGAQDLLSVRADRLVRGTRHVAYFRKAGRAGRARRIVEGMLRADAVELAMEYPVTTEIALDDPRYNQVLSAFYTDCCTRLRNIAAGGENVVVLCEGDPFFYGSFMHLYARLRGVLPVSVVPGITGMSGAWTVSGTPITWGDDTLTVLVATLPEEALTRRIRDADALVVMKVGRNLPKLRRAVAAAGREHEAWLVECATMAEERVLRLTEADRASPYFSIVLIHGRGRRP; this is encoded by the coding sequence ATGAACCTATTTGTCGAATCCGCCGCGATGCCGGCGACGCATTCGGATCCTGCGCCGCAACGCGCCGCCAGCGGCACCATTTACGGCGTGGGGCTTGGCCCCGGCGCCCAGGATCTGCTCAGCGTGCGCGCCGACCGCCTGGTGCGCGGCACCCGGCATGTGGCCTACTTTCGCAAAGCCGGCCGTGCCGGGCGGGCACGGCGCATCGTCGAGGGCATGCTGCGCGCGGACGCAGTCGAGTTGGCCATGGAGTACCCGGTGACCACCGAAATCGCCCTCGATGACCCGCGCTACAACCAAGTGCTGTCCGCCTTCTACACCGACTGCTGCACACGCCTGCGCAATATCGCCGCCGGGGGCGAAAACGTCGTCGTGCTGTGCGAAGGCGACCCTTTTTTCTACGGCTCTTTCATGCATCTCTACGCCCGTCTGCGGGGCGTGCTGCCGGTTAGCGTGGTGCCGGGCATCACCGGCATGTCGGGCGCCTGGACGGTGAGCGGCACCCCGATCACTTGGGGCGATGACACGCTCACCGTGCTGGTGGCAACCCTGCCCGAGGAGGCGCTCACCCGCCGTATCCGCGACGCCGATGCGCTGGTGGTGATGAAAGTGGGCCGCAACCTGCCCAAGCTGCGCCGCGCGGTGGCGGCCGCCGGACGCGAACACGAGGCGTGGCTGGTGGAGTGCGCCACCATGGCCGAAGAGCGGGTGTTGCGGCTGACCGAGGCGGATCGGGCCAGCCCGTATTTTTCCATCGTACTGATCCACGGCCGGGGGCGGCGGCCATGA
- a CDS encoding energy-coupling factor ABC transporter permease: MHIEPGIVEGAKIMLSYATATAALGYTAKLAADTVAEDGAASLALRATLASVLVFCFFEVLPHHPVGVSEVHLILGSTLLLLFGVAPAAIGLAAGLLAQGLLFAPADLPQYGINVTTLLAPLFATAALARRIIPPHTAYVDISYRQALQLSVTYQGGIVAWVAFWALYGQGIGADNLQQVATFGAAYMSVVLLEPLIDLAVLAAAKALNRLKGSIALEKRLYECAR; this comes from the coding sequence ATGCATATCGAACCTGGAATCGTAGAGGGCGCCAAAATCATGCTCAGCTACGCCACCGCCACCGCTGCGCTGGGCTATACCGCCAAGCTCGCCGCCGACACCGTTGCCGAGGACGGCGCGGCCTCACTCGCGCTGCGCGCAACGCTGGCCAGCGTGCTGGTGTTTTGCTTTTTTGAGGTACTGCCGCACCACCCGGTGGGGGTATCGGAGGTGCACCTGATCCTTGGCTCCACCCTGTTGCTGCTGTTCGGAGTCGCCCCGGCAGCCATCGGGCTTGCCGCCGGGCTGCTGGCGCAGGGCCTGCTGTTTGCACCGGCCGACCTGCCGCAGTACGGCATCAACGTTACCACCTTGCTGGCACCGTTGTTTGCCACCGCTGCGCTGGCCCGTCGCATCATCCCGCCCCACACCGCTTATGTGGACATCAGCTACCGCCAAGCGCTGCAGCTCTCGGTGACCTATCAGGGCGGCATCGTCGCCTGGGTGGCCTTCTGGGCCCTTTACGGCCAAGGCATCGGCGCCGACAACTTGCAACAGGTGGCGACCTTTGGCGCGGCCTACATGAGCGTGGTGTTGCTCGAACCGCTCATCGACTTGGCGGTGCTTGCCGCGGCCAAGGCGCTCAACCGGCTCAAGGGCAGCATTGCGCTGGAAAAACGTCTGTACGAGTGCGCCCGCTGA
- a CDS encoding ATP-binding protein, producing MTLDTPFPFTALCGQPQLQTALLLATVDPLIGGVLIEGPRGTAKSTAARALAALLPGGRFVDLPLSTSEEQLVGTLDLEAALQGGQVRFRPGLLARAHDGVLYVDEVNLLPDGLVDLLLDVCASGINRIERDAISHAHPARFTLIGTMNPEEGALRPQLLDRFGLFVRLDNLLSPAERQAIVRTRLAFDADPAAFYARHAPAQQALAARLAAARATLAQIPFADSDHERVAALCHAAKVEGVRADLVMLRAARAHAALAGRARIDTTDIDTVAELVLAHRRQAEPSADKAATYPPTAPAPAQPSAPAAPEAEDWGALAPQPVPIDTVKNVQPLSLKKR from the coding sequence ATGACATTGGACACCCCTTTTCCGTTTACCGCCTTGTGCGGTCAGCCGCAGTTGCAAACCGCCCTGTTGCTGGCCACCGTCGATCCGCTGATCGGCGGCGTGTTGATCGAAGGTCCGCGCGGCACCGCCAAATCCACCGCCGCGCGCGCGCTGGCGGCGCTGCTGCCGGGCGGGCGGTTCGTCGACCTGCCGCTGTCGACCAGCGAGGAGCAACTGGTTGGCACCCTCGATCTGGAAGCCGCGCTGCAAGGCGGCCAAGTGCGCTTCCGGCCCGGACTCCTGGCGCGCGCCCATGACGGCGTGTTGTATGTGGACGAAGTCAATCTGCTGCCCGACGGCTTGGTCGATCTGCTGCTCGACGTTTGCGCCAGCGGCATCAACCGCATCGAGCGCGATGCCATCAGCCACGCCCACCCGGCGCGTTTCACCCTGATCGGTACGATGAACCCCGAGGAGGGCGCACTACGCCCGCAATTACTCGACCGCTTCGGCCTTTTCGTGCGCCTGGACAACCTGCTGTCACCGGCCGAGCGGCAGGCCATCGTGCGCACCCGCCTGGCCTTCGACGCCGATCCGGCCGCTTTCTACGCCCGCCACGCGCCCGCCCAGCAGGCGCTAGCCGCGCGGCTGGCCGCTGCCCGCGCCACCCTGGCGCAGATTCCTTTCGCCGACAGCGACCATGAACGGGTCGCCGCGCTCTGTCACGCCGCAAAGGTCGAAGGCGTGCGCGCCGATCTGGTGATGCTGCGCGCTGCCCGCGCCCACGCCGCGCTGGCCGGCCGCGCCCGGATCGACACCACCGACATCGACACCGTGGCCGAGTTGGTGCTCGCCCACCGTCGCCAAGCCGAACCCAGCGCCGACAAAGCGGCCACCTACCCGCCGACCGCACCCGCACCCGCGCAGCCGTCCGCGCCCGCCGCCCCGGAGGCGGAGGACTGGGGCGCGCTAGCGCCGCAGCCGGTGCCTATCGACACGGTGAAGAACGTGCAGCCCTTATCGCTAAAAAAGCGCTGA
- a CDS encoding VWA domain-containing protein has protein sequence MGAGGRLRNPTRRRRSAGHGEGRIDWVRTLLAKGPARLCRTHLRHRPPPAGSLTLHCLLLDCSASMLRGGRLARAKGLLLAWTAALYRRREALAVIGFAGERALLLQPPGKAVAFNERWIAAIAAGGATPAAAAVALADRVLAQYRRRAPNTRIALWLLSDVRFAYLPPPPQHADHSTVIDFDEGPRALGRALHLARAWNADYVSACTLAAPRSR, from the coding sequence TTGGGCGCTGGCGGACGCCTGCGCAACCCCACCCGCAGAAGGCGCTCGGCCGGCCACGGCGAAGGGCGTATCGACTGGGTGCGCACCCTGCTCGCCAAGGGCCCGGCGCGGCTTTGCCGCACCCATCTGCGTCACCGCCCGCCACCGGCAGGCAGCCTGACGCTGCACTGCCTGCTACTCGACTGCTCGGCGTCGATGCTGCGCGGCGGGCGCTTAGCGCGGGCCAAGGGCCTGCTGTTGGCGTGGACCGCAGCGCTGTACCGTCGCCGGGAAGCGCTCGCGGTCATCGGGTTTGCCGGCGAGCGCGCGCTGCTTTTGCAGCCTCCGGGCAAGGCGGTTGCCTTCAACGAGCGCTGGATCGCCGCCATCGCCGCGGGCGGCGCCACGCCCGCTGCGGCCGCGGTGGCGCTTGCCGACCGTGTGCTTGCGCAGTACCGGCGCCGCGCGCCAAACACACGTATCGCCCTGTGGCTACTGTCGGACGTGCGCTTTGCCTACCTGCCACCACCGCCGCAGCATGCCGACCACTCTACCGTGATCGATTTCGATGAGGGCCCGCGCGCCCTCGGCCGCGCGCTGCACCTGGCGCGCGCATGGAATGCGGACTACGTGTCCGCCTGTACGCTGGCTGCCCCGCGCAGCCGTTGA
- a CDS encoding cobalt-precorrin-6A reductase yields MPKLLLLGGTTEASALASALAARGIDACFSYAGRVKTPRPQPLPTRVGGFGGVEGLARYLVDERITHLIDATHPFAAQISANAVAAARMAGVPLLALSRPPWVPQAGDRWQRVPDIAAALAVLAGPPRRILLALGRLHLAEFATCPQHHYVLRLVDPPAQPIALPDHHVLVDRGPFSVDGDIAVLQHHRIDLVVCKNAGGEGARAKLLAARSLGVPVLMIERPLLPARAEVHTVEAVFDWLAHTPPAG; encoded by the coding sequence ATGCCTAAACTGTTGTTGCTCGGCGGCACCACCGAGGCCAGTGCGCTGGCCAGCGCGCTGGCCGCGCGCGGCATCGACGCCTGTTTCAGTTATGCCGGACGGGTCAAAACGCCGCGCCCCCAGCCGCTGCCGACCCGTGTGGGCGGTTTTGGCGGGGTCGAAGGGCTGGCGCGTTATCTGGTCGATGAACGTATTACCCATCTCATCGATGCCACCCACCCTTTCGCGGCGCAGATCAGTGCCAACGCGGTGGCTGCAGCGCGCATGGCCGGCGTGCCGCTGCTTGCCCTCAGCCGGCCGCCGTGGGTACCGCAGGCGGGTGACCGTTGGCAGCGGGTGCCCGACATCGCTGCCGCGCTGGCAGTGCTGGCGGGTCCGCCGCGGCGCATTTTGCTGGCCTTGGGGCGCCTGCATCTGGCCGAGTTTGCCACCTGTCCGCAGCATCACTATGTGCTGCGTCTGGTCGACCCGCCCGCCCAGCCCATCGCGCTGCCGGATCATCATGTGCTGGTCGACCGTGGCCCGTTCAGCGTGGATGGCGACATCGCCGTGCTTCAGCACCACCGTATCGACCTGGTGGTTTGCAAGAACGCCGGCGGTGAAGGCGCACGCGCCAAGTTGTTGGCCGCCCGCAGCCTGGGTGTGCCGGTGCTGATGATCGAGCGCCCGCTGCTGCCGGCACGCGCCGAAGTGCACACGGTGGAGGCGGTGTTCGACTGGCTGGCTCATACCCCACCTGCGGGGTAA